The window GCTATTTTCAGGGTAAGGAGacatttttttgattgttttacaTAGAGGCAGCATGTATTTAGACGAGAAAAATAACTCTTCTCATAGCTGAAATACTGGGCTTTGTAAGCAGCTGCTGTCTTTGTATAGTGAAATAACACAGTCACATTCAGAGTAGTGAACCTGACAGTAAGCATGCCAGTTTGTACCAAACTATAAAAATGGAACTTATGCAGGTAAAGGATTTGCTATTTATCTCACAAATGGTATGTTTAAATTGCATTTATCTCACAAATGGTATGTTTAAATTGCATTAAAACTAAAAGGTCAGCTTTAATATgtgatattttgtattattttcagCCCAAATGCAAGATTTCAGCCTCCCGGAAGCTATCATTGAAGGTAAATATCACATAACTTATAAATAAATAGTCATATGTTAACGTATTAGCTTACAAACTGTacataaaactgtcaaaatgaGAGACATGTAAAAATCAACAGGAAAATTATGAGCACCAAGATCTCAGGCACTCTGTTTCATCTTTTGACCTGCTCAGATTCTCTTGCTCACTCGTGCCACGGAGGAACTGGAGGCAGAAAAGGCtgcaagagaggaagagaaggttCGATACCTGGGAGAGAAGCTTCCACCGCTGCAGCTCACTGGTTTAAACATAGAAGAAATGCAGGTGAGAGCCACAAACAGTCAGAGAAGGTAAAGCATAAAAGGTTGTGGTCCTAAAACTAACCATAGAACATTGTTTATGCAAAGAAATAGTGACAAAAGTGTCTTATTTGTGTActtgtgtgcatatatgtgtttgtggttttgttttataGAAATTGTGTAAGAAGATTCATGCCATGATTGATGGGGTGGATGAGGAGCGGTACGACTGTGAGGCCAAAGTCATGAAGAACAACAGAGATGTATGACATCAACACAAACCAGACTGTGACACACAATATTctagtgataaaaaaaatatgtcgAAATGTCGAAAATAGaggtaaataaagaaaaaatgttatttattaacATAAACTCACCAGAAAAGCTTTTCACCATTTCTAGATCCATGAGTTGAAACTAAAAGTGCAGGACCTCGGAGGGAAGTTCAAGAAGCCGGCCCTGAGGAAGGTAAGAGTGTCAGCAGATGAGATGCTGAAGGCTCTGTTTGGATCCAGAAACAAGGGCTCCATGGACCTGAGGGCAAATCTCAAATCTGTGAAGAAAGAGGACATCAAACAAGAGAAGGTATGGCTACTCAAGTAAACATATagggaagaaaaataatgaaactgCAAAGACGTAGTGgcctgaatgtgtgtttcaaaAACTTTAGGAGCTGACCATGGACGTGGGTGACTGGCGTAAGAACGTTGAGGCTATGTCTGGAATGGAAGGCAGGAAGAAGAtgtttgatgctgctggtgGTGCTCAATAAAAAAGCTCCTCCAATAACATCGCGTGACGTTAGGGAGTGATACTGAAACTGAAGAATACATAAAAtgatagataaaaaaaaataaataatacaacaaaaatacacaactgacaaaaaagaaaaaatattaaaatattataaaaataaaaattgccTTGGAGGATCATGCTTGATGAAGCTCAGAAATATGAACTTGGTTTACAACAGCTGGCTTGCAAGTTCCTGCACTGGTctttgtcaattttttttttttttttgctgcatttaGAAGCTGGTGCTGGTGCTAAATGTAGCTTATTCTTCACTCTATTACTGCAGTACATAACATATCTACAGCCCTTACAGTATAATATCAAATTTATTTAATACAACTGACTTGACATTGTCCTTTCACACAGTTATGAATAACATATCATAGCTGTTTCTCATGTACAGTGTCTGCTAAGCTATGCCATTGAATTACAGTGACAAAGCAgcagatatatattttatgtcagAGCCAGGATATACTTAGCCTTTACTCTTGACTGGAATGTATTCCTCTCATATGAACAGTAGTCACACACACCAGTAGCTGTCCTTGGGCATCAGTGAGATAGAGGTTGAATGACTAAGCGACGGGATGGAGTTGGCAGCCTCCAAGGAATTTATGGGGGCCTGGTGAGCATCTgtgcaaatacagtatgtgcctgTCTGAATGCCGTTACTCATACTATGTGGACCACTTTCATCACTATTGTTAAACCTTAAAACCGTCCTCATGCACCAAACAtctatatttactgtaaattgtCTCTAAAAAGTTCACCGacacattatttgtgcttttactACAATTCAGGTAAGCTGAAAATTAGGCAGGGACCCACATTGAGGGAGGGTAATGGTCCCATAAAGCCATAATTATGGGTGGCCATTTTTCTGCCgctggctgtgtttgtgtgtgagctgttCTGACACAGCTGAGCTATGCTGTGGGTGGTACATTTGTATGCTGCGGGTCTGCTAAATATTAATAGTAGAATCCATTGGGAAGCAAAGTGCCTCCCGCATGCCAAATTACAGCACCACATCTTTTCTTTAACATTGTCAAAGAGAATGTCTGCATGGAGCTCAAATCCCAACTGGAGACACTTCAGCCTCTGTAGCCACAAACTTAATGGACAAACTTAGAGCTTTGCACAGGACCGTGCACTGAATGACTCCCAAgactcttgtgtttttattttagttcagATCTTTATTTTTCCTCGAGTGGAAATTTGATTTGCAGTAGAgggaaaaaacataaacacaacaaacaagagGATACGGGACATTAATCACGACAGTTACAGTAAACCAACCCCCGCccaaaaaaagcatttgttCGTCATCAAACCACTGGAATAGTAGCCATAATAAAGTGCTGCTGAGAAGTGCAGTCAAGGTTTAGTGCACATTAAGTGCATTTATTGTACTTGGAGCAAAGGAAAATTTGAATTCGCTGGCTACTTTAACAATATTGAACAAACGATTTTTGTTTTGCACTGAAAGGTTCTCATACAAGTAATTAAACAAAAGGTTAAAACAGACTCAATAAagaatttgtaaaataaagccATCAGTGTCTTGTCCACATTAAAAGTATATAGTCTGCGCAGAAAGTGAAGTGAGTATATTCAAACAGCTTTAAAAGGGTGTCATACATTCCATAGAGACCAAAGTGATCAATCAATTGAAGCTAAAACAATTTCCTAAATGTGAGCTTTTAACCCAACAATGAGAATTTGCAGAAATGTGTACAGTACAGGATGAGGAGGCACAGACTGcagactgaaactgacagatatgtcatgtaaaacaaaacatgttcaaTCTATTTAACGGCACAATGCTTATTGTGGAAAAAAAGCTTATCCCACAAATTGTGTAACCTCTTATTTATCTGAATTCGATGGCTGTAGGCATACAATTGACAGCTAGAATATCTcagttttgtaatttttctttcttctttgtcacTTTTCTTAGGCCATTACTTGAAAGAGAGGCAGCTATTAAAAAGTATAtacaatgtaatgaaaataaaggcaacaaaaacattttttggagaAATTTATTCCGCAGATTTGTCAAGGCAGTGTAAATGGAAAAACCGGTCCCTGAGAGAAGAGAATCCCACACCGTACAGTAAGGCTGAGGTGAACTCCCAGCGTAAAGAGTGTCGaggtatataaaaaaaaaaaccaaggaAGTGATGTAGGAAAAGGGAAAGCATCAAACGCAACTCTCACAAAGTTTGGCAGCAGGCCAGAATTTGTGCGGCATCTTTAGTGAAATGGTTCAAGATGTATCAATTTGAAATGACAGGCACAGCAGGTTCATTAAAACGGAATGTGAACAGATATTAGAAAATGCACCATTAGTCTTGTCTTaaataacaatacaacaatgtgataaaaacacaagatcaTGTTATCGTTCACTACATCAACAGAATATTTCTTGTCTGTGTTTCTTGTGTGAAAACAGTATTAATCCCAGTTAGGATGGGAAACTTCAGGAACTGCTGAGCCAAACAAAGTAGGTTTTGAGattcaacaaaacaaatattattttggaacaaagagcaaaaaaatTAAGCTCAGCAGGTAGATCAGTAAAAAGATTATGAGCTGGTGACAGacataaattacagtaaaaaatagCTCTTGACTAAAGCGGCCCTTCATGcggcatttacacacacatttgctcAACTTTCAAATAAGATCTTTGGTGAGTGGCAGTgtacagagaatatgcatatTCATTTTCGATGTTGAATATAATTCCGGTTTTCTCAATTGTATCATATTTGATTACTGTTTCGTAATCAAATATGCCAGTATTGTCTACATCAGCTGacaccacaaaacacacacacacacacacacacacacacacacacaccagtctaAATTCATTTCAGCATTTCGAAGCAACAGTTTCTCTTACAAAACTTGATGATACACTCTTGAAAAATCACTTCAGTTGTAATAATTTTTCCAGTTTAAGGCTTTTCCTGACTGGTCTGTAAAATCAGCCCTCAGAGGGCCCAGTACCTGAATAACAGTCACAGCAGAAGGCACAATTAATATTGATGAGAACAAACAGAGGAGGGGGCGCTCAACAGGTACAGGAACTGAGGTacacttttgtcttttgttactagaagtaacataaaatgcaaatggaaaaaaaaaatcctacaaaCATTGATATAATAAATAGAAAGTTTTCCATAATTTACAACATGACAAATAAGGCTGTGCTAACGATACACACAATCTGCAGTCAAATACATGTATTTAATTTagtcacaaacaaaacaaagacattttttttccccagttaaGACTAATGTGCAAGACTCGTGATCTTTAAGATATAAGACACTTGTGTGTATATGTCCTTGGAGTGTCATTGAAAAGTCCAGTTTTGCGGATCAGGTTAGTTCATTGCAGCAGGTAGTGCAGATTATTGTGGTCTCAGTCAGCAACATGGTGCACAGCAGTATCTTCATATATAATATCACATAGTCAACAGCACTCATCGGCCAGTACCCTCTCAGTAGTCAACAGTACATCCAGTGAAATGAACTCAGTAGTATCTCCATGGCGATGACCTTCACTGCTGCCACTTGTAAGCTGCTGTTTCATGTCTCATAGAGCTGGAGAGACTGAAGACAGCATCCAGTCCTATATCACCCTGTTTGATCGATAAGCAGGTGTGACGATTAGGCAGCAGGAATCATGCTCCGGCCTTAGTGCTCTGGTTGCCGTGGTTGTAACCGTGGCGACAGGTGCAGCAGGCAGGTGACACGTGGTCACCTGTGGCTGGGTGACATGCGTCGGTTCCACATGCCACGTTTGGAGTgatagtggtggaagaagttcCTCAAGTAGATCCTCTCCACTTCCAGTCCTGCCTGGAGGATCCTAGAgcaaagagcagaggagagcgTTTGGTTTTCTCATGTTTCGTTAGCTTTGTCTTTTTCGTCTTTCCTCATCTCTATCTGAATCAGTCAGAGTTGCTTTTGACAGCTTTAAGGAGCATGCTACAACTTGTCAAGTGCCACGAAAGTGGAGAGACAATCAATCTAAAATGAATGAGATTGCAAGCctctcatttaaaatgtgtctaTTACTGTTGGTGCAGAAATGTGTATTATCCTCTTTCATGATAGATTTTTCCTACTGAGGCTCTTTCTCTTTGATTCTAAGGGTCTGACTCCAAAATCTTTCTCATAAATGTTTAAGATTGCTGAAAATGTTGTGCTATTAAACTTGTAACAGTGCTGATATGATCTATTTACCGTGTCGAATCATCTACGTTTATAATTTGGCAGTTA is drawn from Thunnus thynnus chromosome 5, fThuThy2.1, whole genome shotgun sequence and contains these coding sequences:
- the tnni1c gene encoding troponin I, skeletal, slow c; protein product: MAPKAEAKPKCKISASRKLSLKILLLTRATEELEAEKAAREEEKVRYLGEKLPPLQLTGLNIEEMQKLCKKIHAMIDGVDEERYDCEAKVMKNNRDIHELKLKVQDLGGKFKKPALRKVRVSADEMLKALFGSRNKGSMDLRANLKSVKKEDIKQEKELTMDVGDWRKNVEAMSGMEGRKKMFDAAGGAQ